Proteins co-encoded in one Dasypus novemcinctus isolate mDasNov1 chromosome 18, mDasNov1.1.hap2, whole genome shotgun sequence genomic window:
- the NIP7 gene encoding 60S ribosome subunit biogenesis protein NIP7 homolog: MRPLTEEETRVMFEKIAKYIGENLQLLVDRPDGTYCFRLHNDRVYYVSEKILKLAANISGDKLVSLGTCFGKFTKTHKFRLHITALDYLAPYAKYKVWVKPGAEQSFLYGNHVLKSGLGRITENTSQYQGVVVYSMADIPLGFGVAAKSTQDCRKVDPMAIVVFHQADIGEYVRHEETLT; this comes from the exons ATGCGGCCTCTGACAGAAGAGGAGACCCGTGTAATGTTCGAGAAGATCGCGAAATA CATCGGGGAGAACCTTCAGCTCCTCGTCGATAGGCCCGACGGCACCTACTGTTTCAGGTTGCACAACGACCGGGTGTACTACGTGAG CGAGAAGATCCTGAAGCTGGCCGCCAACATCTCTGGTGACAAGCTGGTATCGTTGGGGACCTGCTTCGGAAAATTCACTAAGACCCACAAGTTCCGGTTGCACATCACAGCTCTGGATTATCTTGCGCCCTATGCCAAG TATAAAGTGTGGGTAAAGCCTGGAGCAGAGCAGTCTTTCCTGTATGGGAACCATGTGTTGAAATCTGGTCTGGGCCGAATTACTGAAAATACTTCTCAGTACCAGGGAGTGGTGGTGTACTCCATGGCAGACATCCCTTTG GGTTTTGGGGTGGCAGCAAAGTCTACACAAGACTGCAGGAAAGTAGATCCCATGGCGATTGTGGTATTTCATCAAGCAGACATTGGGGAATATGTGCGGCATGAAGAAACGTTGACTTAA